The window TCTCTTCTTCTcacgaaaaaaataaaaagcttGCTTTTTCAAGTGTAAGTAACGGGATAACAATACTTGAAGTAACCGAAGTCAATTTACAAAGATCACTCCACTAAACTACATCTTTTTTTAAACTTAGATTAGGTTTCCTAGTTTATCAATTTCATACTGTAGTTGGAAATTTGGAAGGCCATATCAATTTAATtggaaaacaataaaaatagattCGTCGAATGTCATACAATAACTTCTTTTCAgctaaataaatcattaaaagaTAGATTATATAGGTTATCTCAATCCAAACATCTTAACAACTACAGACAGACTATGACATCACTCATTAAATTATagacattaaataaaaaagactaaaaaaatataatttaatgtaattttgTGAAGATATTAAAGAAAACTTTGTtgacaatataattttttaaaacatgataaaaatgtttctgaaaatcataaaaaaaaaaacaattaatattcaACCCATAgtaaagggaaatttgatgaaatgaccatAATAATTGACTCAATCAGAGAAATGAACCGCGTCTAATAAAAATTGCACAAATGTccacttcataatttttttacgAAAATACTCATGTTGCGTCACACGATGAAACCCTAATTCGTCGAGTATGCCGTTGCGAGACGCGACAGTCATCGTGAGACTCCAACGAATTAGAGTTTCGTCTCGCTTTACGCGACAAGATATTTTCGTCAAAGTAATTATATTCGCAAATTTTATTGGGTGCGGctcattttctcaaataaaggcTTTGGTCATCTTATCAAATTTTCCCCAAATAAACTTTACATTTATGAACTAACTAATAaagtagaaaaatatatttgaaaacccTACAAATACAAACCGAACTCTCCCGCGAGAAACTCAACCCTAACCATTTCTGCTCCTCTAAATCAATCGATTCGTGGAAACTGTGATCGGGTTCTTGGTTCTCAATCCACCATCGGCCAACTTTTTCCTTCAATTCTATTATACTGCTATCGTATTATTATATCGTCACAGTAAGGTTAACGGTTGAGTTTAGAATGGTTGGTAATGGAATCAGAATGCGTGATTCATTCACGTTGAACAACACTAATGTTTTTGCCGCGCTCACAACtttgaggaagaagaagaagaacaagccTATCAAACTTATCAAAGATCAAGGTTCGTTGAAGAAGCaacaggaggaggagaagaataatCCGGAGCCGCAGGTTCTTTGGACCCTGACTCCATTGATCGCCGAGTCCTGGGCGGATGTTGAAGATGATGACGATTTTGATTACTTTGCATCTACAGCTCCTCCGCAAGTAGTCTGGGGTACTGCACCTGATCTACAATCCGACGAGAAGGAGATCCCAGGGCTCTTAGAGGTATGCAATTTATGTATGATCAGAAATTTGAAGAGAATTAGAGAAATTTGCATACTTTTTGAGACAATACAAAATTGTGAGACGTCAAGAACTGTCAAGAACTATTTTCAAATGGAATCAGATGCTATTTGCAAGCTATATTAACATCTTTCCACAGTGGAAGGCTCAAGACAATGTTGTGATGTTCACATCTAGCCATTGTTTTAAACTTGATTTCTGTCTATCCTATTCGTTTAGATGTTGATTATGTTTGTCTGATTGAATCTTAGTTGATTTGGTTGATTCCCAGGAAAGTGAAAGTGGGGAAGAAGAGGAAAAAGATGTTGTtgatgaaaatgaagaacataaaCCTACTAAAGTAGTATCCAGTGAGAAAGAACCAACCATTACTGCAGTTCTTTTGCCAACAAAGGATCCAAATAGGCAGCTATCCAAAAAGGAACTGAAGAAAAAAGGGCTTGCAGAACTAGATGCTGTTCTTGCTGAATTAGGGTACTACTCTAAGTCTGAAGCTAGTTGCCAAGATGACCCAAATGGTAATATTATCAAATGAAATGTTTAGATCAATTGAAATCTCCACAAGTTGTCTGCAAATTGATttctttcattaaatgcaaGATAAGAAGATAGACAAAACCTCGAAACAACATAAAAAGAAGGATAAAGCAATGAAAGAGGCAAAAGGTACATCATCGATGAAGAAAGTTGcatcaatgaagaagaagaagaaatcaagCAAGGAAATGGATGTTGCTGCTAAAGCTGCAGCTAATGAGGTCGCGGTTAGGAATGCAAAGCTGGCAGCtgcgaagaaaaagaagaagattcaCTACAACCAGCAGCCATTGCGGTAATTGTTGATTTGTTTGTAATTTGATTGCAAATAGAACATTAGAATTTGATcaattgtgaatttgtgatggCATATGAAAACATGGAGTATTATATAACAATAtcatattgaaaaatattactaaagaacaaattatttgttaaacaaATGGACAAATTCAAAGGAAATTCCCCTTCTTTTCCACTACAGGCCATTTATTTATGTgcattattaaagttataatatttggATTTCTTTTACTAGTTACAAATTCGATTTGTcttattcaaaattttttaatatatgatttagttttgaataaataattataatcatttacTTTAAGTCACAACAATATAAAGATCTCTCATGGATTAATAAATGtcagaaagtaaaaataaaaagccTAAAATACGAACTAACCTAAAAAGGAAAactaataattagtttaaaaccAAAATATATGATCAAATCAAAAGaagtcaaatatttattaaaaatattaaaaatattagtatagAAAAGGTAAAGCAAAATGAAGGTAATGAACTTATGCATAATTAGCAATTTTGAGTTTTGACACTTGCAATTgcataatatcaatatatatttttaacccaACTAATATTTGAGGCTCGAATTTCTGTCAATTTCACGAAAGGAGACGTCtcaaattattacaattttaactttagagtaaaaaattgaaataaatttttgagGTGACACCTTatagtaatttataaaatacgaagttcttattttaacgtagatttaaaaaaagtatCACAACCAAGAATACTTCTTTTTTAAcgtagtttttttataaaaatttatcacACCAAAAGAATTCCAATTTAAGGCACACATTACTAAGGCAATCAAACCgtatttaatagtttaaattaagtaaatttgCAATCAAACCgtatttaatagtttaaattacgtaaatttaaaagtaaactcaattttgaagaaaaacgtctaaAACGGTAGATTATACATCAATTTATATCGTTACAAAGAAAATACtgaattttaagaaaaatgtctaaatagatataaataaattaaaaaacataaaaaaagatggaagttttgattcatttaaaacaaaactgaaataattaaaatggtgatattttataactttctaACACAATTAAAGTTCTAATTacaagatataaaaataaagatataaagttataaaccctattaaaaaaagacaaaaaaaaaaaaaaaaatagacattaATAggaaaaatcatattaaataagTTCAAAGTACTTTTATTTGTCCGGAACCTGGGTAAAGAGAAAGCTCCTAGCctagatcatcatcatcataatcttCATCATCCCAATTCATCTTCTTTACATTTTCTTGAGAGAATCAGCTCTTTATTCATTTATTGCTTCAATTCCTTTCCATTTTCACGAACATCATCTCCCAATTTCACAGCTAACACTACACATATatacatgcatatatatatatgactatcATGAGCACACATATACACTAGCTAGGCAAAATCTTGGCCGATTCTTCATCTTCGATTTGATCTATTCCTTTATTTCCACATCAAAGATTGTCTTCAATTAGGTACAGTTTTCTGTCATCAGTCGGAAGCGCTGGGGGCGAAACACTCCAGAGAAAGCCCCGCAGCGGCGTCCGGTGCGGGACTATGGTCTTTTCTTCGTCCTAGACCGCCTCGATCGCACACTCTCGCTTATCTCCCTCAAATGGAATACATTAGCCGTCATCCCGCATCAGACAACCCCCGCCCTACCCCGGATGCTTCTTCTGCTGTTCCGCCTCCGCATTCTGTTGAAGAACAAGAGTATATTGCTAGGTATGTGGTTGTCAAGCATTCTTGGCGAGGACGGTATAAGAGAATTCTATGCATATCAAACTATTCAATCATTACTTTGGAACCTTCCACCCTTGCTGTTACGAATTCGTATGATGTTGGAAGTGACTTTGAAGGAGCGTCTCCGATTCTAGGAAGGGATGATAATTTACAGGAATTTAATATCAGTGTAAGGACTGATGGTCGTGGCAAGTTTAAAGGAATGAAGTTCTCGTCTAATTACAGGGCTAGTATTTTGACTGAGCTTCATAGAATAAGATGGAATAGGATCAGTGCAGTTGCTGAGTTTCCTGTACTTCATCTCCGGAGGAGGACTTCAGAATGGGTTCCTTTCGTAAGCACTATCCTTTCAAGTTTCAATATTTGAGTGAAATTCTTTTACTTAGAGACAATTATTGTTTAGGAGAATTCACATAAAACTACAACTAGTGAACACGGGGCAAGGAATGTCTTTGTTGTCATGCACAGAGAAGACATTTAATTGCTACCATATGTGGAAGCACTCACATGATATTGGAGATTTTGTTTTAGATGCAGTTGTACAACAATTAATTAGGATCTTCTGTTGCTGTTCTTTTAGCTAAGCTCCTTAATGGAACATGAATGTATTGGCAAGAAATGGGTTTTAGTGACAACTTAACTTGTGACATAATACTTGGTATAAGATCCATTGCCTTTTATTTTCAGGTGGAACCTTTGATTGTTTTCAATCTCATTCCTGGTAATTTAGTTGTGGAAATAGCACATTGCCTTCTATACTTAAGACATTATGCACTCCACATATCCATTCAGCTGATAGAAAATTATGGGTAGAAGCTATTAGTGATTAAAGTACCATATTCTCTAGCTTTGTAATTAGTAGCAGGCTAGCAGTTGATGGATATACCTTATTCCATTATAGTAATCATGGGTCCAATTTGGCTGAGGCTTTTATAACTGTTACAGAGATATACTACATTTTTTTCTAGTCAACTTTGATCATTCATTGGTGATATATATTCTTCCCTCATTGCTGTATATATTTTCCTTTCCATGCTACAACACCTTTGGTGATAACAACTGTTGAATGTTTTTGATACAGAAATTGAAGGTTACTTATGTTGGAGTTGAACTTCTTGATTTGAGATCTGGAGATCTTCGCTGGTGTTTGGATTTTAGAGACATGAATTCCCCAGCAATTGTACTACTCTCAGATGCttatggaaagaaaaacaacGAGCCTGGAGGTTTTGTTCTGTGTCCATTATATGGAAGAAAATCAAAAGCTTTCCAAGCCGCATCTGGGACTTCAAATACTgctattatttcaaatttggtAAGGGAAATGTTGTTTATATCAGTTCATTATTGTTGTGGAACTCCTTTGCCTACTTCTTTTCTGTTGGATATTTTGCATAAATGTTCATTCCTTCACAGGACTTATTCTTGTTAACTATATTTTGCTATATTCATCCATCCTTAACTATTCATCCTTCCTTTGATAGACAAAAACTGCCAAGTCTATTGTTGGATTATCTCTGGCTGTGGACAGTTCTCACTCTCTTACGCCCTCCGAATATCTTAAGACAAGAGGTAACCCACTATTCTAGTGCAATTTAAGTTTTCTATCAACTTAGTTTCTTTCTCTTGGAATTTAATGTTCACAATTTCGCATATTAATTGTCTGCAACATGTAAAATTGAAGCCAAGGAAGCTATTAGAGCGGAAGAAACTCCATCTGGGGGTTGGTCAGTTACAAGGTTGAGGTCTGCTGCTCATGGAACTTTAAATGTTCCTGGAAGTAATTTGGGAATCGGGCCAAAAGGAGGACTTGGAGAGCAGGGCGATTCGGTATCCCGAAAACTCATTCTCACTAAGGTTTCACTTGTTGAAAGACGGCATGATAATTATGAGGTGAATCAAGATCAGTCCATTCCTTGTGGCTTTATTAATGATGCAACATGTCTTTTCATTTATGGTGAtaaattttgttgttatttatGTCATCCAGGTGGTTATTGTCCGTCCGTTATCTTCAGTGAGTGCCCTTGTGCGATTTGCTGAGGAACCTCAGATGTTTGCATTTGAATTTAATGATGGTTGCCCTATCCACGTAAGTAgttattactaattattttgaCCTGTTAAATTAACTATTGATTTTCACATTTATCTAGTAACTTATCCATAAAAGAACAAGATTTGGCCATAAAATCTGGTCTGATTTTCAGATATATGCTAGCACATCAAGGGATAGCTTGCTTGCTGCAGTTCGGGATGTATTACAATCAGAAGTAGGTATATGTGATTTCTCTTGGGTATATGATTGAGCATTCGACTTTTGGATTGACTATGAACAGATTGTCACCAAGATTATTGGTTTATTTACCTTACAAGCTCTTGTATGTTGGCTAGGTAATTATAGTGCTTGGATTTAAAatcatgatttgatttatgcaGGGTGAGTGCCCAGTACCTGTACTGCCAAGGATAACACTACCTGGTCATAGAATTGATCCACCATGTGGCAGAGTCTATTTACAACTTGGGAAAATAACTAGTGGACAACAACGTACTGTTGCTGACATGGAAAGCACAAACATGCATTTAAAACACCTGGCAGCTGCTGCTAAGGATGCTGTGACCGATGGTGGCTCTATTGTCGGATCTAGAGCTAAGTTGTGGCGTAGAATAAGGGAATTTAATGCATGTGTTAGTTATGGCGGCATGCCTGCTAACATTGAAATACCAGAAGTCACATTGATGGCCTTGATCACAATGCTTCCTGCTGCTCCAAACCTTCCTCCAGATTCCCCTCCCTTGCCTCCCCCTTCACCTAAAGCAGCTGCAACAGTTATAGGCTTCATAGCATGTTTGCGAAGATTACTAACATCTAGAAGTGCTGCCTCACATGTCATGTCTTATCCTGCTGCTGTTGGGAGGATAATGGGTTTGCTTAGAAATGGTTCTGAGGGAGTTGCTGCTGAAGCTGGAGGGCTTATTGCTGTACTTATTGGTGGTGGACCTGGAAATATGAATCTAGTAACGGACACTAAAGGAGAATGGCATGCTACAATTATGCACACTAAATCTGTTTTATTTGCTAATAATAACAATGTTGTTGTCCTTGTAAACAGACTAAAGCCTATATCTGTATCACCACTATTATCTATGTCTGTTGTTGAAGTTCTAGAGGCAATGATTTGTGAACCACATGGGGAGACTACCcaatatatagtttttgttgAGTTGTTGCGACAAGTAGCTGGTTTACGTCGTCGCTTATTTGCATTATTTGGACATCCCTCTGATAGTGTAAGAGAGACTGTTGCTGTGATTATGCGGACAATTGCAGAAGAAGATGCAATTGCAGCAGAATTCATGCGTGATGCTGCTTTGCGTGATGGTGCTTTGCTCCGTCATTTGTTGCATGCTTTTTTCCTTC is drawn from Impatiens glandulifera chromosome 3, dImpGla2.1, whole genome shotgun sequence and contains these coding sequences:
- the LOC124930758 gene encoding uncharacterized protein LOC124930758, yielding MVGNGIRMRDSFTLNNTNVFAALTTLRKKKKNKPIKLIKDQGSLKKQQEEEKNNPEPQVLWTLTPLIAESWADVEDDDDFDYFASTAPPQVVWGTAPDLQSDEKEIPGLLEESESGEEEEKDVVDENEEHKPTKVVSSEKEPTITAVLLPTKDPNRQLSKKELKKKGLAELDAVLAELGYYSKSEASCQDDPNDKKIDKTSKQHKKKDKAMKEAKGTSSMKKVASMKKKKKSSKEMDVAAKAAANEVAVRNAKLAAAKKKKKIHYNQQPLR